From the Cohaesibacter sp. ES.047 genome, one window contains:
- the hydA gene encoding dihydropyrimidinase → MSTVIKGGTIVTADLTYDADVKIEEGIITEIGPNLSGDEVLDAAGCYVMPGGIDPHVHLEMPFMGTYSTDNFESGTRAAVSGGTTMVVDFCLPDPGQSMMDALKRWDNKSTLATCDYSFHMAITWWGEQVFNEMETVVKEKGINTFKHFLAYKGALMVNDDELFASFQRCAELGAMPLVHAENGDVVAQMQAKLMAEGTTGPEGHAYSRPAEVEGEATNRAIMIADMAGVPLYVVHTSCEQSHEAIRRAKQAGMRVYGEPLIQHLTLDESEYFNKDWDHSARRVMSPPFRNKKHQDSLWAGLQSGTLSCVATDHCAFTTDQKRYGVGDFTKIPNGTGGLEDRMPMLWTHGVATGRLTPNEFVAVTSTNIAKILNMYPKKGAILVGSDADIVVWDPKRSKTISAANQVSAIDYSVFEGKEVTGLPRFTLSRGKVLVEESTLKTEAGHGKFVGRQPFTAVNKSLSKWKELVAPRPVERTGIPASGV, encoded by the coding sequence ATGAGCACAGTGATCAAGGGCGGCACCATTGTCACCGCCGATCTGACCTATGATGCCGACGTGAAGATCGAAGAGGGTATCATAACCGAAATCGGACCGAACCTGTCCGGCGACGAAGTTCTCGATGCGGCTGGCTGCTATGTCATGCCGGGCGGCATCGATCCCCATGTGCATCTCGAAATGCCATTCATGGGAACCTACTCCACCGACAATTTCGAATCCGGCACCCGCGCTGCGGTCTCCGGTGGCACCACCATGGTCGTTGACTTCTGCCTGCCTGATCCGGGGCAAAGCATGATGGATGCGCTGAAGCGTTGGGACAACAAGTCAACCCTCGCGACCTGCGACTATTCCTTCCATATGGCCATCACCTGGTGGGGCGAGCAGGTCTTCAATGAAATGGAGACGGTCGTCAAGGAAAAGGGCATCAACACGTTCAAGCACTTCCTTGCCTACAAGGGTGCCTTGATGGTCAACGATGATGAGCTCTTTGCCTCCTTCCAGCGCTGCGCCGAGCTGGGCGCCATGCCGCTTGTCCATGCCGAAAACGGCGATGTTGTCGCCCAGATGCAGGCCAAGCTGATGGCCGAAGGCACCACCGGCCCCGAAGGCCATGCCTATTCGCGCCCGGCCGAAGTTGAAGGCGAAGCCACCAACCGCGCCATCATGATCGCTGATATGGCAGGCGTGCCGCTCTATGTGGTGCATACCTCCTGCGAGCAGAGCCATGAAGCCATCCGCCGCGCCAAACAGGCAGGCATGCGCGTGTATGGTGAGCCGCTCATCCAGCATCTGACCCTTGATGAAAGCGAATATTTCAACAAGGACTGGGATCATTCCGCCCGCCGCGTCATGAGCCCGCCGTTCCGCAACAAGAAGCATCAGGATAGTCTCTGGGCCGGACTGCAGTCAGGCACGCTCTCTTGCGTGGCAACCGATCATTGCGCCTTCACCACCGATCAGAAACGCTATGGCGTCGGCGATTTCACCAAGATCCCGAATGGCACCGGCGGCCTTGAAGACCGTATGCCAATGCTCTGGACCCATGGGGTGGCAACCGGTCGTTTGACCCCGAATGAGTTCGTGGCCGTGACCTCGACCAACATTGCCAAGATCCTCAACATGTACCCGAAAAAGGGTGCGATCCTTGTTGGCTCCGATGCCGATATCGTCGTGTGGGATCCCAAGCGGTCCAAAACCATCAGCGCCGCCAATCAGGTGTCCGCCATCGATTACAGCGTCTTCGAAGGCAAGGAAGTCACCGGCCTGCCGCGCTTCACCCTGTCGCGCGGCAAGGTTCTGGTCGAGGAAAGCACGCTCAAGACCGAGGCTGGCCACGGCAAGTTCGTCGGGCGGCAACCGTTCACCGCAGTCAACAAGTCGCTTTCCAAGTGGAAAGAACTGGTTGCTCCGCGTCCAGTCGAGCGCACCGGCATTCCGGCCTCCGGCGTGTAA
- a CDS encoding ABC transporter ATP-binding protein: MIESHYHVVSAKDLCLTFETNDGPVHALKDVNITVDKGDFVSFIGPSGCGKTTFLRAIAALEHPTSGSLLVNGTTPELARQDRAYGYVFQAAGLYPWRTIARNIKLPLEIMGFTRAEQNKRVERVLKLVDLEGFGNKFPWQLSGGMQQRASIARALAFDADILLMDEPFGALDEIVRDHLNEQLLHLWRSTGKTIGFVTHSIPEAVYLSTKIVVMSPRPGRITDIIESTLPDERPLSIRDSQEFIDIAHRVREGLRAGHGDEGDSADA; encoded by the coding sequence ATGATCGAATCCCACTACCACGTGGTCTCTGCCAAGGATCTCTGCCTGACATTCGAGACCAATGACGGGCCGGTTCATGCCCTCAAGGATGTCAACATCACCGTCGACAAGGGCGACTTTGTCAGTTTCATTGGCCCCTCGGGCTGTGGCAAGACGACCTTCTTGCGCGCAATCGCGGCGCTTGAACATCCCACCTCAGGTTCCTTGCTGGTCAACGGCACAACGCCAGAACTTGCCCGTCAGGATCGCGCCTACGGCTATGTGTTTCAGGCTGCGGGCCTTTATCCGTGGCGCACGATTGCCCGCAACATCAAATTGCCGCTCGAAATCATGGGGTTCACCCGTGCCGAGCAGAACAAGCGCGTCGAGCGCGTTTTAAAGCTCGTGGATCTCGAAGGCTTTGGCAACAAATTCCCATGGCAGCTTTCGGGCGGTATGCAGCAGCGTGCCTCTATCGCCCGCGCACTTGCCTTCGATGCCGATATTCTGCTGATGGATGAGCCGTTCGGGGCACTCGATGAAATCGTCCGAGACCACCTCAACGAACAGCTTCTGCACCTGTGGCGCAGCACCGGCAAGACCATCGGTTTTGTGACCCATTCGATCCCTGAAGCCGTGTATTTGTCGACCAAGATCGTCGTCATGAGCCCGCGTCCTGGCCGGATCACCGACATCATCGAAAGCACTTTGCCCGATGAACGCCCGCTGTCCATCCGTGACAGTCAGGAGTTTATCGACATCGCGCACCGCGTCCGTGAGGGCTTGCGCGCAGGTCACGGCGACGAGGGAGACAGCGCCGATGCGTAA
- a CDS encoding ABC transporter permease — MRKLFAIATVVFTIVIIWYAAAIKMNAKWAYDQAARAKVELSTSEMIKQTWTQERPVLPAPHQVVAELWDGTVGKKITSKRSLIFHGWITLRATLLGFIIGTMLGIVLSVGIIHIRAMDMGVMPWAIASQTVPILAIAPMIIVVLNSIGVQGLIPKAIISAYLSFFPVLVGMVSGLRAPDHMQLDLLKTYNASNSDAFFKLRLPSSMPYLFTSMKVGIAASLVGTIVGELPTGAIRGLGARLLTGSYYGQTIQMWAALFAAALLAAGLVAIVGVAERAALKRMGMTR, encoded by the coding sequence ATGCGTAAGCTCTTTGCGATCGCCACGGTCGTCTTCACAATCGTCATCATCTGGTATGCCGCCGCAATCAAGATGAATGCCAAATGGGCCTATGATCAGGCTGCGCGCGCCAAGGTCGAATTGTCGACCAGCGAAATGATCAAGCAGACCTGGACACAGGAACGCCCCGTTCTGCCTGCGCCTCATCAGGTGGTTGCAGAATTGTGGGACGGGACGGTGGGCAAGAAGATCACGTCCAAGCGTTCACTGATCTTTCACGGCTGGATCACCCTGCGGGCCACGTTGCTCGGCTTCATCATCGGCACGATGTTGGGGATCGTCCTCTCGGTTGGCATCATTCATATCCGGGCCATGGACATGGGCGTCATGCCTTGGGCCATTGCCTCGCAAACCGTGCCCATTCTCGCCATTGCACCGATGATCATCGTGGTGCTCAATTCCATCGGTGTTCAGGGGCTGATCCCCAAGGCCATCATTTCCGCCTATCTGAGCTTCTTTCCGGTGCTCGTTGGTATGGTCAGTGGCCTTAGGGCACCAGATCACATGCAGCTTGATCTCTTGAAAACCTATAACGCCTCCAACAGCGACGCATTCTTCAAGCTCCGCCTGCCGTCCTCCATGCCCTATCTCTTCACTTCGATGAAGGTGGGCATCGCGGCCTCTCTGGTCGGTACCATCGTTGGTGAGCTGCCCACGGGTGCCATTCGCGGCCTCGGAGCCCGATTGCTGACCGGATCCTATTATGGCCAGACCATTCAGATGTGGGCGGCACTGTTTGCAGCAGCGCTGCTTGCTGCGGGACTGGTTGCCATCGTCGGCGTTGCCGAGAGGGCGGCACTCAAGCGAATGGGGATGACACGATGA
- a CDS encoding ABC transporter permease, producing the protein MIEAILAFAVWIGACILNVYLSKSKANKTLLVRFLVPFIFGVTVLICWELLVRGLEVPSVILPPPSDIGVKISTSTDILLADFFQTFVKGALSGYIMGCGAAFLTAILIDRVPFLQMGLLPVGNFVAALPIVGIAPILVMWFGFDWHSKAAVVVVMVFFPMLVNTVQGLSSSDHMQRDLMKTYAASYSDTLLKLRLPAAMPFVFNGLKISTTSALIGAIVAEFFGSPIVGMGFRISTEVGRLGLDMVWAEITVAAVAGSLFYGTVAVIERGVTFWHPSQRG; encoded by the coding sequence ATGATAGAAGCAATTCTCGCTTTCGCGGTCTGGATCGGTGCGTGCATTCTCAATGTCTACCTGTCCAAATCAAAGGCCAACAAGACACTGCTTGTGCGCTTTCTGGTGCCTTTCATCTTTGGCGTCACAGTGCTGATCTGCTGGGAACTGCTGGTTCGTGGGCTTGAGGTTCCGTCCGTGATCCTGCCGCCGCCGTCTGACATCGGCGTCAAGATATCAACGTCAACGGATATCTTGCTGGCTGACTTCTTCCAGACTTTCGTCAAGGGCGCGCTTAGCGGCTACATTATGGGCTGTGGTGCCGCGTTCCTGACAGCGATCCTGATTGATCGTGTCCCGTTCCTGCAAATGGGGCTGCTGCCTGTCGGCAATTTTGTCGCGGCCCTGCCGATCGTCGGTATCGCGCCGATCCTTGTCATGTGGTTCGGGTTTGACTGGCACTCCAAGGCCGCTGTCGTGGTGGTGATGGTCTTCTTTCCCATGCTGGTCAATACCGTGCAGGGGCTGAGTTCCAGTGATCACATGCAGCGCGATCTGATGAAGACCTATGCGGCCAGCTACAGCGACACGCTTTTGAAGCTGCGCCTGCCTGCAGCCATGCCATTTGTTTTCAATGGTCTCAAAATCTCAACCACTTCGGCGCTGATCGGTGCCATCGTGGCCGAATTTTTCGGCTCGCCCATCGTCGGCATGGGTTTTCGCATCTCGACAGAGGTGGGAAGGCTTGGTCTCGACATGGTCTGGGCTGAAATCACAGTCGCGGCAGTCGCCGGCTCCCTGTTTTATGGAACCGTCGCTGTCATCGAACGAGGGGTGACCTTCTGGCATCCTTCTCAAAGGGGCTAA
- a CDS encoding ABC transporter substrate-binding protein, with the protein MKNTLKHFAAGAVFAASLTGAASAADDLTLQLKWVTQAQFGGYYVALEKGFYDEEDLNVTIKPGGPDIAPTQILAGGGADVVVDWMPSALAAREKGLPLVNIAQPYKSSGMMLTCLNESGIKSPEDFPGNTLGVWFFGNEYPFLSWMSILGIPTEGGDDGVTVLKQGFNVDPLLQKQAACISTMTYNEYWQVIDAGISPDELITFKYEDQGVATLEDGLYVLEEKLDDEAEVDKLVRFVRASMKGWKYAEENSDEAAEIVLEYDETGAQTEKHQKRMMGEVAKLTAGSNGALDPADYERTVKTLMSGGSAPVITKEPEGAYTLKITDAALK; encoded by the coding sequence ATGAAGAACACTTTGAAACATTTCGCTGCTGGTGCGGTCTTTGCCGCTTCGCTTACTGGTGCCGCGTCTGCCGCTGATGATTTGACCCTTCAGCTCAAATGGGTCACGCAGGCTCAGTTTGGAGGCTACTATGTCGCGCTGGAAAAGGGCTTCTATGATGAAGAAGACCTCAACGTGACGATCAAACCGGGCGGGCCGGATATTGCGCCGACCCAGATCCTTGCCGGTGGCGGTGCTGATGTGGTTGTCGACTGGATGCCATCCGCTCTGGCTGCTCGCGAAAAGGGCCTGCCGCTCGTCAACATCGCACAGCCTTACAAATCCTCCGGCATGATGCTGACGTGCCTCAATGAAAGCGGCATCAAGTCTCCTGAAGATTTCCCCGGCAACACCCTTGGCGTGTGGTTCTTCGGCAACGAATATCCCTTCCTGAGCTGGATGAGCATCCTGGGCATCCCGACCGAAGGTGGCGACGATGGCGTGACTGTCCTGAAACAGGGCTTCAACGTCGATCCGCTGCTGCAGAAACAGGCGGCCTGTATCTCCACCATGACCTACAACGAATATTGGCAGGTTATCGACGCAGGCATTTCTCCGGACGAGCTGATCACCTTCAAATATGAAGATCAGGGCGTGGCCACGCTCGAGGATGGTCTTTATGTGCTTGAAGAAAAACTGGATGATGAAGCCGAAGTCGACAAGCTGGTCCGCTTCGTTCGTGCATCCATGAAAGGCTGGAAATACGCCGAAGAAAACTCAGATGAAGCCGCTGAAATCGTTCTGGAATATGACGAAACCGGCGCCCAGACCGAAAAACATCAGAAGCGCATGATGGGTGAAGTGGCCAAACTGACCGCTGGTTCCAACGGCGCGCTTGATCCGGCCGACTATGAGCGCACCGTCAAGACACTGATGAGCGGTGGGTCCGCGCCGGTCATCACCAAGGAACCGGAAGGGGCCTATACCCTGAAGATCACCGACGCAGCCCTCAAATAG
- the cofG gene encoding 7,8-didemethyl-8-hydroxy-5-deazariboflavin synthase CofG — translation MQSYASLQSDTGQRLDRHRAARIGLIDGAPPEHNAIDLTRAPLKELMATARNIRDQHWGRDVTYSRKVFVPLTNMCRDTCSYCTFVKHPDDPEAKLMTPDEVLAIAREGEDQGCKELLFSLGEKPELRYEKARAALAMLGYERMTDYLADMCALVLKETSLLPHVNAGTLEEDELKKLRPVAASMGMMLETTSRRLMKEGGPHYACPDKVPLQRLRTLERAGRQQVPFTTGLLIGIGETFEERIEALHAINETHQKYGQIQEVIIQNFQRKPDIAMANSPEPALDEMLRTIAAARIILSPDISLQAPPNLSARHMAYLDAGINDWGGISPVTIDFINPQHAWPQIDQLAQSCEEAGYRLRERLTIYPKYLQGSGDFLSADLQPRVSAMADSDGLAHAFNPKAEGAGQ, via the coding sequence ATGCAGAGTTACGCCAGTTTACAGAGTGACACCGGACAAAGGCTTGATCGACACCGCGCCGCACGCATTGGCCTGATCGATGGTGCGCCGCCCGAGCACAACGCCATCGATCTGACGCGCGCCCCGCTTAAGGAACTGATGGCAACGGCGCGTAACATTCGCGATCAGCATTGGGGCCGCGATGTCACCTATTCGCGCAAGGTTTTCGTTCCGCTGACCAATATGTGCCGCGACACCTGTAGCTATTGCACCTTTGTCAAGCATCCCGATGATCCCGAAGCCAAGCTGATGACGCCGGATGAAGTGCTCGCCATCGCGCGGGAAGGCGAGGATCAGGGCTGCAAAGAGCTGCTCTTCAGCCTCGGTGAAAAACCAGAACTGAGATATGAGAAGGCCCGTGCCGCCTTGGCCATGCTCGGCTATGAGCGTATGACCGACTATCTGGCCGACATGTGCGCATTGGTGCTCAAAGAAACGAGCCTTCTGCCCCATGTGAATGCGGGCACTTTGGAGGAAGACGAACTCAAAAAACTGCGTCCCGTCGCTGCTTCCATGGGCATGATGCTGGAGACGACCTCCCGCCGCCTGATGAAGGAGGGCGGTCCTCATTACGCCTGCCCGGACAAGGTGCCGCTGCAACGGCTCAGGACCTTGGAGCGCGCCGGTCGCCAGCAGGTGCCGTTTACGACCGGTCTTCTCATCGGTATTGGCGAGACCTTCGAAGAACGCATCGAAGCGCTACATGCCATCAACGAGACCCATCAGAAATATGGGCAGATTCAGGAAGTCATCATCCAGAATTTCCAGCGCAAGCCGGACATCGCCATGGCCAACTCGCCAGAGCCTGCGCTCGATGAAATGCTGCGCACCATCGCCGCCGCCCGGATCATCCTGTCCCCTGATATCAGCCTGCAGGCCCCGCCTAATCTGAGTGCGCGCCACATGGCCTATCTGGATGCAGGGATCAATGACTGGGGCGGCATTTCGCCGGTGACCATCGATTTTATAAACCCCCAGCACGCCTGGCCGCAGATCGACCAACTGGCCCAATCCTGCGAGGAAGCAGGCTATCGCCTGCGCGAGCGGCTGACCATCTATCCCAAATATCTGCAAGGATCGGGCGATTTCCTCAGTGCCGACCTGCAGCCGCGCGTGTCCGCCATGGCCGATTCAGACGGCCTTGCACACGCCTTCAACCCAAAGGCAGAAGGAGCCGGGCAATGA
- the cofH gene encoding 5-amino-6-(D-ribitylamino)uracil--L-tyrosine 4-hydroxyphenyl transferase CofH, which produces MMSGSENSFAKGVTKVSSPVRDILDRVLEGREISKAEGVVLFRAASQSDKQAIFETADSLKQRVHGDRVTFTVNRNINFTNICYMGCKFCNFAKRSDEDGAEWQSVEQVLQRCHEAWDRGATEVCIQGGLHPKLPGSYYADLCRAIKAELPDMHLHAFSPFEIWYGASKSKKPYREFLEELKDAGLGTMPGTAAEILDTDIRKQLTKDKLSTEKWVEIVRTAHEVGIKTTSTIMYGHIDGPEHWAAHIDLLRSIQKDTGGFTEFVPLSFQHVGTALYMENPDKVRLGPSTDEIDLMHAVARIMLHGFIDNIQVSWTKLGAEHAMAMLSRGANDLGGTLMEESISRSAGADHGQEITAHELVQIVRASGRTPARRSSDYRILEVFDDHDPVRLDPLIDRNGSDPLDFLARFPDQSGKLEAAE; this is translated from the coding sequence ATGATGAGTGGATCCGAAAACAGTTTCGCAAAAGGTGTGACCAAGGTGTCCAGCCCTGTCCGTGACATTCTTGATCGCGTGCTTGAGGGAAGGGAAATCTCTAAGGCCGAGGGAGTGGTGCTCTTCCGCGCGGCGAGCCAAAGCGACAAACAGGCAATCTTTGAGACCGCCGACAGTCTCAAACAGCGGGTTCATGGCGACCGGGTGACCTTCACCGTCAACCGGAACATCAACTTCACCAACATCTGCTACATGGGCTGCAAGTTTTGTAACTTCGCCAAACGGTCTGATGAAGACGGGGCCGAGTGGCAATCGGTCGAACAGGTCTTGCAGCGCTGTCACGAGGCATGGGACCGCGGCGCGACCGAGGTCTGCATTCAGGGCGGACTGCATCCCAAGCTTCCCGGCTCCTACTATGCGGATCTGTGCCGCGCCATCAAGGCCGAACTGCCCGACATGCATCTGCATGCCTTCTCACCGTTCGAAATCTGGTATGGCGCATCGAAAAGCAAAAAGCCCTACCGGGAATTTCTCGAAGAATTGAAGGATGCAGGTCTCGGAACCATGCCCGGCACCGCAGCCGAGATCCTCGACACTGACATCCGCAAACAACTCACCAAGGACAAGTTGAGCACCGAAAAATGGGTCGAAATCGTCCGCACGGCCCATGAGGTCGGCATCAAGACGACCTCGACCATCATGTATGGCCATATCGACGGGCCCGAGCATTGGGCCGCACACATCGATCTGTTGCGTTCCATCCAGAAGGACACGGGCGGCTTCACTGAATTTGTGCCGCTGTCGTTCCAGCATGTGGGCACTGCGCTCTATATGGAAAATCCCGACAAGGTGCGTCTGGGCCCCAGCACGGACGAGATCGACCTGATGCATGCGGTTGCGCGCATCATGTTGCATGGGTTCATTGACAACATCCAGGTCTCGTGGACCAAGTTGGGAGCAGAGCACGCCATGGCCATGCTCTCCCGCGGGGCCAACGATCTGGGTGGCACCCTGATGGAGGAAAGCATTTCCCGCTCGGCCGGTGCCGATCATGGACAGGAAATCACCGCCCATGAGTTGGTGCAAATCGTCCGCGCCTCGGGCCGCACGCCTGCGCGTCGGTCCAGTGACTATCGCATTCTGGAAGTCTTTGATGATCATGATCCGGTGCGTCTGGACCCACTCATCGATCGTAATGGCTCCGACCCGCTCGACTTTCTGGCCAGGTTCCCCGACCAATCGGGCAAGCTGGAGGCTGCTGAATGA
- the cofD gene encoding 2-phospho-L-lactate transferase, with protein sequence MKREAALKVTLLAGGVGGAKMAEGLAALGDIELSIIGNVADDDAFHGLWVSPDIDTLTYSLGGMINRQQGWGLADEGTRALDTLTMLGEDTWMMLGDKDFGLHIYRTMRRAKGDRPSEIARDVAKAFGVKPQILLPTDDKVQTRVRTDDGWISFQDYFVRRKCAPEVRELQFDGIEEAEPTKEALTALGEADLIVIAPSNPLVSIAPILETKGLRGAVARAKAPKIAVSPFIAGKVVKGPADRMMAALGLRADAAGVAERYAGWLDCLIIDHQDEALSADINAHGISAHCSDILMKDQADKARLGREIVGLGRQWLKKQLKEGRAG encoded by the coding sequence ATGAAGCGTGAGGCGGCTCTCAAGGTCACGCTTCTGGCTGGAGGCGTTGGCGGCGCGAAAATGGCCGAAGGTCTCGCGGCTCTCGGCGATATCGAACTGTCGATCATCGGCAATGTCGCGGACGATGATGCTTTCCATGGTCTTTGGGTCTCCCCTGACATTGATACGCTGACTTATTCGCTTGGCGGAATGATCAACCGCCAGCAGGGTTGGGGGCTGGCGGACGAGGGAACACGTGCGCTCGACACTCTGACCATGCTTGGCGAAGATACATGGATGATGCTGGGCGACAAGGATTTCGGTCTTCACATATACCGCACCATGCGCCGGGCGAAGGGCGACAGACCCTCCGAGATTGCCCGGGATGTTGCCAAGGCCTTTGGCGTCAAGCCGCAAATCTTGCTGCCGACCGATGACAAGGTGCAAACCCGCGTGCGTACAGACGATGGCTGGATTAGCTTTCAGGACTATTTCGTCAGACGCAAATGCGCACCCGAAGTGCGCGAATTGCAGTTTGACGGCATAGAAGAGGCCGAGCCAACCAAGGAAGCCCTGACGGCGCTCGGTGAGGCCGACCTGATCGTCATTGCTCCCTCGAACCCGCTGGTCAGCATCGCGCCGATCCTTGAGACAAAAGGCCTCCGTGGTGCTGTCGCTCGTGCCAAGGCTCCGAAAATCGCCGTCAGCCCCTTCATTGCTGGCAAAGTGGTCAAGGGCCCCGCCGATCGCATGATGGCTGCCCTTGGCTTGCGCGCGGATGCCGCCGGTGTTGCGGAGCGTTATGCCGGTTGGCTCGACTGCCTCATCATCGACCATCAGGATGAAGCCCTCAGCGCGGACATCAATGCACACGGTATTTCGGCCCATTGCTCCGATATCCTGATGAAGGATCAGGCCGACAAGGCACGCCTTGGACGCGAGATTGTCGGTCTTGGTCGTCAATGGCTCAAGAAGCAGCTTAAGGAGGGCAGGGCAGGATGA
- the cofC gene encoding 2-phospho-L-lactate guanylyltransferase, translating to MKDPLDAKTRLSISLTQQERARLATALFIHVVECVKRALTLLPDSHIDIGVITSSETIRDLVAGLDVKWIDDGGASTLSCAVDQAAKIAHEQGYDILCVLPGDLADPSHKDIARLLDYPKSGRDVVICPSGDLGTNALLLPLPCPIDFAYGDRSFHRHYQASVEAGLVPVILPLNSLKRDVDTVRDWHDLQHRRPDVAFWSDGR from the coding sequence ATGAAGGATCCACTTGACGCCAAGACCCGCCTGTCGATCTCCCTCACTCAGCAGGAAAGAGCGCGTCTTGCGACCGCGCTGTTCATTCACGTCGTGGAATGCGTCAAGCGCGCGCTGACACTGCTTCCAGACAGTCACATCGACATCGGCGTCATCACGAGCAGCGAAACGATCCGGGATCTGGTCGCCGGTCTCGATGTCAAATGGATCGATGACGGAGGCGCTTCAACCCTGTCGTGCGCTGTTGATCAAGCTGCCAAGATTGCACATGAACAGGGCTATGACATCCTTTGTGTCTTGCCCGGAGATCTGGCCGATCCGTCGCACAAGGACATTGCCCGATTGCTCGACTATCCCAAGAGTGGGCGGGACGTCGTGATCTGTCCATCCGGCGATCTGGGCACCAACGCGCTCCTGTTGCCGCTGCCGTGTCCCATCGATTTTGCCTACGGGGATCGGTCTTTCCATCGCCACTATCAAGCGTCTGTCGAAGCCGGGCTGGTGCCGGTCATCCTGCCCCTGAACAGCCTGAAGCGCGACGTCGATACGGTGCGTGATTGGCACGATCTGCAGCACAGACGCCCTGATGTGGCCTTCTGGAGTGATGGCCGATGA
- the cofE gene encoding coenzyme F420-0:L-glutamate ligase: MMQVSLSAIPGVPDIRAGDDLASIIGDCLVASDLAPQDGDILCVAQKVFSKAEDCIIPLASITPSPEAERYASELNKDARKVEIVLRESSEVVRSFRHPGQEHGTIICRHRLGFISANAAVDESNFEETDAVMTLPPDPDASVARLQDALKTRFGCEVGVVMTDTFGRPWRIGQVNVAIGLSGVPSTLREQGNADAWGRVMTVTEAAFADELAAASGLVVRKAAKTPIVLFRGLDWIPTTSSAQDLLRVKKEDMFK, encoded by the coding sequence ATGATGCAGGTTTCCCTTAGCGCCATCCCCGGTGTCCCCGACATCAGGGCCGGTGATGACCTTGCCAGCATCATTGGCGATTGTCTTGTGGCTAGCGATCTCGCCCCCCAAGACGGGGACATTCTCTGCGTGGCGCAAAAAGTCTTCTCAAAAGCCGAGGACTGCATCATTCCGCTGGCGAGCATCACGCCTTCCCCGGAAGCAGAACGCTATGCCAGCGAGCTGAACAAGGACGCCCGCAAGGTCGAGATCGTGCTGCGCGAAAGCTCCGAGGTGGTCCGCTCCTTCCGTCATCCCGGTCAGGAGCACGGCACCATTATCTGCCGCCATCGCCTTGGTTTCATTTCCGCCAACGCAGCGGTGGACGAAAGCAACTTTGAAGAAACCGATGCCGTCATGACCTTGCCACCCGACCCTGACGCCAGTGTGGCCCGTCTTCAGGATGCTTTGAAGACGCGGTTTGGCTGTGAGGTTGGTGTCGTGATGACCGATACCTTTGGCCGTCCATGGCGGATCGGTCAGGTCAATGTCGCCATCGGCCTGTCTGGTGTTCCGTCCACCTTGCGCGAGCAGGGCAATGCGGATGCGTGGGGGCGTGTGATGACCGTCACCGAAGCGGCCTTCGCCGACGAGCTGGCAGCCGCATCCGGCCTTGTCGTGCGCAAGGCGGCCAAAACTCCCATTGTGCTGTTTCGCGGGCTCGACTGGATCCCGACGACAAGCAGTGCTCAAGACCTTCTGAGAGTTAAAAAAGAGGATATGTTCAAATGA
- the npdG gene encoding NADPH-dependent F420 reductase produces the protein MTIAIIGGTGPQGQGLALRFARAGVPVALGSRDAGRAAEIGSELMAQLEDAPAKITGLANEDAVKAADELVILAVPFAGHNATLEALKPHLAGKILVDIVVPLSEKDPKKVSMPPEGSATEAAQALLGPDIPVIGALHNVSATTLKNLGWDINCDILVCGNSLDARKKVMALIGKLGVTAYNAGDAEAARCIEAITPILIRINISKQVPFTHAGIKIWAPDH, from the coding sequence ATGACAATCGCAATCATAGGGGGAACGGGTCCACAAGGGCAGGGGCTTGCCCTGCGCTTTGCCCGTGCTGGAGTGCCCGTCGCGCTGGGGTCTCGCGATGCGGGCCGTGCCGCCGAAATTGGTTCAGAACTCATGGCCCAGTTGGAAGACGCACCCGCCAAGATCACAGGCCTTGCCAATGAGGACGCGGTCAAGGCCGCTGATGAGCTGGTCATTCTGGCCGTGCCTTTCGCGGGCCATAACGCCACGCTGGAGGCCTTGAAACCTCATCTGGCCGGCAAGATCCTGGTCGATATCGTGGTGCCACTGTCGGAGAAGGATCCCAAGAAGGTTTCAATGCCCCCGGAAGGGTCTGCAACGGAAGCCGCACAGGCGTTGCTCGGCCCGGATATTCCGGTCATCGGGGCCCTCCACAATGTCTCTGCCACAACGCTGAAAAATCTCGGCTGGGACATCAATTGCGACATTCTTGTCTGTGGCAACAGCCTTGATGCCCGCAAGAAGGTTATGGCTCTGATCGGGAAGCTGGGCGTGACAGCCTACAATGCCGGTGACGCCGAAGCGGCCCGTTGTATAGAGGCGATCACCCCCATTCTCATTCGCATCAATATTTCAAAACAGGTGCCCTTCACCCATGCGGGGATCAAGATCTGGGCACCGGATCACTAA